A single genomic interval of Drosophila virilis strain 15010-1051.87 chromosome 2, Dvir_AGI_RSII-ME, whole genome shotgun sequence harbors:
- the LOC6630873 gene encoding uncharacterized protein isoform X1, translating into MLRTIPIWALLICSAVTVAEAKPFFVKVFAPINGYSSGTVTSTATVAPVNTQLISNLISTKIQLLNSFLQAKSSFGGFGIQKQITFTSGSTSTTEKAVTQQTTEVNTDFIPEVSSSTQSVYTTTTDGDIATPKPTVHPVKPITTSTSLIPTQSTTEGTVESTTGSTPGYTYQTPSSTTHGYEYQTPTPSTSSSTVSAYYLPVSRY; encoded by the exons ATGCTGAGAACAATTCCGATTTGGGCGCTGCTTATTTGTAGTGCGGTCACCGTGGCGGAAGCAAAGCCGTTCTTCGTAAAGGTTTTTGCGCCAATTAATG GTTACTCCAGTGGCACTGTCACATCCACTGCAACGGTGGCACCCGTCAACACTCAGTTGATCTCTAATCTTATATCGACGAAGATTCAACTACTTAATAGTTTTCTGCAAGCCAAATCATCCTTTGGCGGATTTGGCATCCAGAAGCAGATCACATTTACATCGGGCTCCACATCAACAACGGAGAAGGCAGTGACCCAGCAAACCACAGAGGTAAACACAGATTTTATTCCGGAAGTTAGCTCCAGCACTCAATCTGtgtacacaacaacaacagacggCGACATTGCGACGCCGAAGCCTACAGTACATCCCGTCAAGCCAATTACAACGTCAACGTCACTGATACCCACGCAGAGCACCACCGAGGGCACAGTGGAGTCTACAACGGGAAGTACCCCCGGATACACCTATCAGACACCCTCATCCACCACCCATGGATACGAGTACCAGACCCCCACACCCAGTACCAGCTCTAGCACCGTGAGCGCCTATTACTTGCCCGTCTCTCGATACTAA
- the LOC6630873 gene encoding uncharacterized protein isoform X2, with protein MLRTIPIWALLICSAVTVAEAKPFFVKVFAPINGYSSGTVTSTATVAPVNTQLISNLISTKIQLLNSFLQAKSSFGGFGIQKQITFTSGSTSTTEKAVTQQTTETATLRRRSLQYIPSSQLQRQRH; from the exons ATGCTGAGAACAATTCCGATTTGGGCGCTGCTTATTTGTAGTGCGGTCACCGTGGCGGAAGCAAAGCCGTTCTTCGTAAAGGTTTTTGCGCCAATTAATG GTTACTCCAGTGGCACTGTCACATCCACTGCAACGGTGGCACCCGTCAACACTCAGTTGATCTCTAATCTTATATCGACGAAGATTCAACTACTTAATAGTTTTCTGCAAGCCAAATCATCCTTTGGCGGATTTGGCATCCAGAAGCAGATCACATTTACATCGGGCTCCACATCAACAACGGAGAAGGCAGTGACCCAGCAAACCACAGAG acggCGACATTGCGACGCCGAAGCCTACAGTACATCCCGTCAAGCCAATTACAACGTCAACGTCACTGA